AAAGTAACcttggtttaattttttcttgagaTCTTTTTATTTGTGacagaatttataatatttagataatttagttccaaaacatacaaaccatttgtatttattgcttTGCTAACTAGAAAGTTTCAAACATCCATTACCATTGAACCGTACATTGTAACCATTTTACTTAAGAcaaatatagaaattatatttctaatagCTTTAGTAAAATACAGAACTTTGTACAATCTCAAAAGATGTTTTGATGGAAGCTTTAGAGAACAATCCCTTATAGCTTTACTTGTAACTGTTGCTCCAATGGCCATCTTCAAAATGACTTCATTTTTAAACACTGTAGAACTATTCTACAAGTCTTACAATAACACACATATGTGAGATGTAATTGCTAAATCTAATATTCagatttgattatttgaattaatatttaactcacattctatcacaaatgaaggaaatatacctactttcttttccttcaaactTTAAAGGTTTAAGGACAATTCCTCCTCCAATGTCCATCCTTGTTGTAGTGGAAGCACTAGCCCTTTGCCTTGGCCTTGTTTGTATTGGATTGGtctttcttaaatttctttttctttggtccaACTTTTGGACCTTTCAAGGTTGTTTGTATTTCTTCTTTGCTCCACTCGTAGAGGCAACATTAACTTCTTCATGCCCTTTCCCTTACTTATAAATTCCTGAATCTCATTCAGAAGCTTTGGGAGTATGTGTTtgattatattcaaattgtaatttgttataaatggcTTATAACTATTTGGGAAGGATTAGAGAATCAAGTTCACCTTGACTTTGTAGGGAATCACAACCTTATAGGCATTTAGCTGctccaaaatatttatcattctaATGATATGGTCATCTGGAGGCATTCACTCCTTTAGTCTTATTTCAAAAAGTGTCACATCCAGATTGTACTTAACTACTCATGAGTTTTGTCATACAACTTTTATAATGTCATGAGTATATCGTATGCACCTTGCATGTTTTCATGCTTTATTTGAAGATCTCTATCCATTGAAGCTAGCATGTAGCTTTGGGCTCTTAGATTATGATCTTGCTAGGCTTTGAAAACTTCTTTTTCATCATTTGTGGCAGTCGAAGCTAAGTCAAGTGGAATGGGTGCTTCCAATACATACATAGCTTTTTCAAAGGTGAGAagaattctcaaatttcttagcCAGTCTTTAAAGTTCGGCTtggtcaatatattattatccaaAATTCGTAGCAAGAAATTATTAGccatttctttttatcatatcacaatcatttagaaaatattgcaaagaagatttaaatttttattagtatcttgtatatatatttatttaaacccTTTTATTGCAAAATCTCatttgctcccactattttattcaaatcccGCACTCCCTTAGACAAGATTTGGAAATTCTGGtagattaaatttcttagtggggaatcaaattcttattaaatgtaattaatctcacataatagaaattttagttaattaagtttaataagtAGAAAactttttccatttatatccctatataagGCTCAATTTGTTTTCCATTCCCTTCGCTCTAGATACctcacaaaataaaaatcttggcaTCTTTGGCTAGTTAAATCCAAACAAATGCTTtctcaaaatgatattttcatcatATCCTGACATAATAGAATTCTTGGTCATGATGAAAGTAAACACTCAAAAACAAgatcaatttaattcaatgacaTAAATCTTACACCCtttacataatagaaatcttgggatattaaatttatgttatagaatttaattatctcatGATGAGAggcatagatttaataattttaattaaaaagatttaagtttaacttaattttaattagttcaattaagcatgacatacataaatctcatatatgcataatttaaaacatggtgggatgaacataaggttttcaaaattatggcATACCCAGATTGTGTTCTGTTTGCATGGATGGTTCGTAGAGGTTACAACGATTAGTCATTTCTCCATATCATGATTTGCATACGTAAAGTACCATTTCAATTGTATATTAGGAGACACTATAATTGTTGTACCTATTATGCTTATGTATATTTCTGAGAAGGGAAACAAAAGAGCACATATTTATGATACTCTTATTACCATATAACTGCCATTTGgcaattttaataaaaccagGTCAGGTTTGACCTGTTATGGGTGGACCTAGACCTAATACATAGTGTTACCCCTTTAATGTAATATAAGATAGCATGTTAGGTTGGAATACAAGATACCtaaacaaacaaagaaacaattgatcttaataattatataagacAAAATTACCCTTGAACAGTGTCGAAAACACTAGTGGCTCCAGTGATGAGAAGACCACCTTTGGTTGTTCTCTGAGAGTAATATAAGACGACATGAGGCTAAGGAACATTGCCGTAAGACCTGTGTTTAGTCAATGGTGACAAAACAACTCTGAAACattaatgcaaaatcaaccATGAAGTTACTCCAAACTCATCAAGCAAAACCATCAGAAATCAAGTAAAAATAAGGGGTCCAAGCTCTAAGATGCTACCAGTGAGAAAGATCGAAAGTTGAGAAGAGGAATACGTGGAGTTTCTTCAGACATGTTTGAGTTTTCCGTTTTCCAAAGACAAGTTCgaaaatgttgaaattgttgAAAGGAGTGGTGTGAAGGAAAGTATTTATAGAGTGATAGGAGACGAAGAAAGTGGTGGTTTTGGCAATAATTTGATGACATCATGAAATtacctaatataaaattttacatatcaaAGAGTTGTTTTCATAAATGGTAATAATATCTATTGTGTTATCGATGGTGGATTTTCTACCATGTTAGAAgaaactttggccaaaagagtgTGAAAGCATTAAATTGCTTTTGCTTGAATTAAGTGTGAAAGCCATTTTCCTTGACTTGAGGGTGACATGAAGACTTATAAATACACCCCCCCTCCATTTGTAATTGAAGTATCTGGATGATATATGAAAAACACACTCTTAATTATTTCTCTCTTcaattatcttttatcttttttgctacaattctctcttactttctttttatttcgtatttgttgaattaaatttacaaCATGTTATCAGCACAATTTGCTCAGGTATATCATTAAAATCTCTcagttattatatatattttatttgttgttatgcttccatttaatttttcagttataAGTGTACCCTATCAGTAATcagaagtttacaaaatcataaatctgAATTTAAAGTCcagaatatcataaatttggacCCAAAGTCTTGAACATCATTTGTAAcctaaagttataaaattatgaatattgaCCTGAAGTCTTAACTATGATTACGGTATATGATTTGTAACCTGAAGATTACaaaatcatgagaaaatatatataggcctgtagttctaaattttattaacatatgtattataactatatcctaTTTGCAATCTGAAGATTGCataagtgatgaaaataatcacatagaagtctaaaatattatgtaagttttacatattataatattatgaatattaatcataaaaccaaaaattttgtaaatatgagacaAATACGAACCTGAAGTTTGCACATAATTTTTCCCTCATcatatcactaatttttattCCTTTCATCAACCTACAGTTGGTGAAAATGGTAAATCTTGTAAAACTTCAATATATTGCCTATCGATTGGATGGAGAAAATTACTCTGAATGGGCCTTGGACACGTTTCTCCATCTATAATCAATAAGCCTtagagaaacaataaaagaagaaaatgaagcatcCTAGTaagataaatctaaaactactattttctttCATCATCATATCGACAAAGGGTTATGAGCAGAATACATGGATATTATAGACCTACTAGAATTATGGAGAAATCTGAAAGAAAGATTCGatcatcataaatcaataaCATTGCCAATGGCCCAATATGAATGGACTCATTTAtgcttacaagattttaaatttgtaagtgaatataactctGTTATGTTTAGAATTGTCTCCTGAATGAGACTAtatgaagaaaaaacaattgaagaaaatatgttagaaaaaactttttccTCATTTCATCCCTCAAATATGCTTTTGCAGTAGTAatataaggaaagaaaatttaaaaaaatattctaaattgaTATCCTATTTATTGGTGACTGAGCAAAACAATGAATTGTTattgagaaatcatcaaacaTGCCCTATTGGTATTGCACCATTCcttgaagtgaacgcaactactagTAGTAATCATCGTGGGCACAAACAAGGTCCTAGACGAAATAAGTTTCGATCCAAAGgtggtcataatagaaaatctttccaCCATCAAAGGACTAGAGATGAAGCAATATAGGATAAAGGGAAACCGATACggagtaaaccacaaaaccatgaaagtaaatgttataaatgtggTTCTAAAGGTCATTGGTCGTGTACCTATGGTATGCCAAGACATTTGGTAGATTTATACAAAACATCTATAAAAAATGCAGacaagaagataaaataaaattgtgttgATGATCCAGACCCTGTCGATCTGATGaactttgatattttagaatttcttcaagattaagaaattatgtatattatagtGTGTAATTAgtactatatatatttctttctttcaaattttgtaagaactaatgtaaattttaatataaaagcaAATAGACTCCACAATTGAAGcattaacttcaaaagctggTGATGGAAACATGTGTTTGGTCGATAGTGCAACCACCCAcacaattttgaaagaaaagaaattcttcttaactttatcaccaatagaggctaaagtaaatactatatcaggATCAATAAATATGATTGAAGCTCCAAAAGAGCCATAATTGTGTTAAAAATAagaccaaattaaacatcaatgatgcattatattcaagtagatccagaaaaaatttacttagttttaaagatataagaaataatggttatcatattgaaaccatgagtgaaaatggtgcagaattcatctgtataactggTAATATCTCCAAAAAAAggtttatactagaaaaattgctCACTTTATCATCTATGTAATATCAAATTAGAAGTTTTTTGATCtaaagcatttatgctttgacatgatCATTTAGGCCACCCCTGATCTACAATGGTACGtaggattattaaaaattcacatagacatacattaaataatcataaaattttcttgTCCACTGAAAAATTCTGTACCGCTTATTCtcaaggtaaattagtaataagatcatctccctccaaaattggagttaAATCCCCATTATTCCtataaaggattcaaggggacatatgtggacccattcaccCACCAAGTCTCCcttactttctttttatttcatatttgttgaattaaatttacaaCATATTGGCATTACTTTTTTGGAAGGAAAAACGACCCAATGTGAAAAAACAAAGGTGGGACTTGTATCATGAATCAGGCCTGAAACCGAGTAAAGTATAGGGGCTATGGTGGaaatctacaaaaaaaaaaaatttaatgtctTGCATTATGGTTGGATTCGAAACAAGCTTAACTCAAACAAGCCCAAAATGAGCTAATCTCAAActagcttgagctcgagttttgaagtgttttttatacaaaatgacgtcgttttgatcaatatgtattaaaataacgtcattttaataacgaattagTTAAAAACTCGAACTCAAGCTTAAAACgagtcgagtttgagcttaTTTAAAGTGAGCTCAATGAGCccgaactcgagctcgagctcgagctcgacttgaCTCgaatcaaatctaaccctatctTGCATTCTAGTAACGTTTTTTAAGATTGGTTCGATGAtcgaatcaattattttattagtttgtgATTTGATCgattcaatcaaataatcaacCAATTTAATCAttgacaaattattatatattttttaaatagtatcaaacatttaatatattttttaaacaaaaaacatgtaaaacataatttcaaatatgttaactaaataattgatattccATTACATAGataggaaaaaaatcaattataaattttatcattaatttaattaaaatcttacaaattataacttttttaaatcttaataagacaaaaattatataGTGTTATGTAAAcctaatttgttaattttaaataatttttttagttcaatGAGTTTATTAAGTTTgagcaaaatttgaaataaatcaatatttatatataaatcaaaccaGATTATaaagtcaaattaaattgtaaactaATTCATCATTTAACCGGTCATATTAATTGAttcaatacaattttaaaagaaCTATATTCTGGTTTACTGGAGTGTGCCGTAAAGAGTTGAAAAATGTAATGTAATAGAAAACGTTTAGTCACCGTTTACTTTACCGCTTTATGCCTATCTGAAAGCGAacaaatattttgtattttttatggggccaaaagacttatacttattcccaccaaggaTTAGTGTACTCATAAATTCTTAgttgtaaagttttaaaaattcaaacacctatctataaattgttaaagttaacaaaatttattagttttagagataaaattatcatttaactagtgaCAGTAAAAAAAATAGGCCTTTATCATttaaggtttcaattttttagtgaTAAATTTCCAGTGATGGCAACCCTTTTTGGCACTCCCTCGATGATGTCTTTCCCTCTTCAACACTATCTTTCCTTCCCAATCATCTCTCTCGGTGTCTCATTTTATTGGACAATGGATTTTTCATTTGGAAACAATCGCTTACACTTATTTTATGATGGTGCAACAGATGAACGATTTCCATCGCTCACAGTTTCCAGAGAATGATTTCCACTGCTTACAGTTCCTAGACAAATGATTTTTCGGTCATCTCCACCACTTATGGTTTCCATATGAACAATTTGACGCCTAGTCAAACAATGTAATGTCGAGAGAGATGATCAGGAAGGAGAGACAATGATAGAGAGGGAGAGACAACGTCGAGAGAGCACCGGAGAAGGTTGTTGTCATCGAAAATTTGtcactgaaaaattgaaaccctagggggaaaatataagttttcaaaacttaagtctaggaaaaaattattagtttttagggtttagaagaggaaatgagataaagtttaattttttttaatatcattgaataaataataattttaccctgtgaactaatgaattttattaactttaatagtttatatataagtatttgagtttttgaaacttcataGGTGGGAGTTTGAAAATACACAAAAGCTTGGGTGGgcataagtcttttggcctttttatgatttaaaaagcATCTATTGAATTCCTCAAATTCGATCCCCTTTGCTCGGTTTTCTTCTCTCAGATATAGAATCATaatattaaagtaatcttttatagctttcaattaaaataaaataatattaataataaaagatagattatcaaggtaatatttGTTTATCGCAAAACAAATAGTTTCAtaggtataatcatcttttaattattaagataagattggtaatttgattacttcttatattacttgtctTATAACATcactataaataatataaaaggccaaaagagttGTTTCCACACAGGgtatagtaaaatttcaaagtcctaccctctaactttcaaaaacccaaatacgcATCCATAAgccaatttctattaaaaatctcaattaagattaggggtaaaaccattatttaatgaatatatttgaAAGACTAGAAATTTATCAAGTTTTCCCCCCTAgatattaaaaactaacaatttctttcacccaaagtttgaaaagtaaacTTTTCACCccaagggttttttttttcctcctccCTCGACAACATCTCCATTTTGGCCATTGGCCATCTTTCCATTATCTTCAAAGTTGGCTGATCTTCTCTCTTCAGTGGTCATTTTCATCGAACAAGGATAATTCATCTTGTTTTCCATCAAAGATCGATGTTAAAAGAATCATTTAGTGTTGTCAAACTAAGATTAGCGAAAGTCATCAGAAGATCAACTCTTTGTGTCTTCGTTTGACGAAAACAACCATCAAAGAGCGAAGATCAATTGACCTTAAAGATGGTGGGAAGCCAATCGATGATCGGAGTGGAGATGTCGCCTAAAGAGGAGAGGgataaaaatgttacttttcaaactttgggtagaggaaaattgtttgtttttaatacaagggggaaaattttgataaatttttagttttttatatatttttattagataatagTTTAACCATAaactttaactgaaatttttaataaaaaattgattcattGGTGAGTGttagagtttttaaaagttgaaggaTGAGACTTTATAATTTCACTATATCTTAGGTGGGAACAAATCTTTTggtctaatataaaattaacttaattttttattacttataaaccaaataaatgatgatagtaataaaatatatattaccaagTTAATAGTTGTTCACCGCAAACTAAACATTCCCACATGTAtaattattactaaaaataaaatattattactaagATAGATtaattagaagattattgagtataaattattattatatttgataaaatttaataaacataaataattatagtgTTTGGTTggttgtaataaaaaaaataaattatttattctaaaatattcattatatgACTTGCTATATTAATTGACAATCAAGGTTTttatgttctaaaaaattaataaaaaaatcaaaagtatggtgataatattgtaataattaagatagaattggtaatcaaattatgtcTTATAATACTTGTCTTGttatatcactattgataatataagattaatataatcttttatttcttataaattaaacaaaataatgttagtaataaaataaaattaccaaacTAACCTTTGTTTATCACAAACTAAACAGTTCCCTAGTCGAGTTTCCTTGCTCTAGAGCAATCACATCTGTGggtaaaacaaattttttgtcaattttaatcTCATAATATAACTGAAGTgtacataaaatatttgaatggtagaataaaaaacaaaattgaaagatgGCAAAGTGAGCACTTTCCGCCCAACATGCCCCCGGAATGTGGCATTAACGTGTTATATGTAGAGGGGCAAAATGGGCGGGCAATCTATGTAACCCATGGGTAATTTATCCAAATATAggtataaattttagatttttaaacccgTATTTGTTTTAGACCCATACTCATATGTAATGAATTTTTGTGGACAAGTCAAGTATGTCCACCGGTGCCCATGggtcatttttttttattcactttctttttcCACTTCAATATCAAACTCACAATACACTCaacataaattttacatattttcatttctcttgatatgaaatgaactcaaatctgtcctaaaattaaaaaatttgttgtattaaaaataaatttaaaaaatatgagcattaaaaattttgttataaatatttatttcatgtttaataataaaatttttcaaatttattaaaaaaaatttataatttgaaataaaattttgttcctatatgaaatatttatatatttgaagagaaaatattgaaaatttaaaaaataatacattaaaataacaaaaacaaaagagaaatagtaaaaaattaatattaatagacaATCTGTAGGGCAACACGTATCCATCGGGCCAGGTATGAATTTAGAAATCATCACTCATATAACTCGatctattttttatcaatacTCATATCGATCTAGCTTGCCCCTAACCTATCCTACCCATTTGTTAGATCTAGTTATATGTCAACAAACGCAATTATGTCCAGAGTAAAATCTTTTTTACCACTCAgcaataaaacattttaaatgaaaggttacatggtaaaatataataattctatATCATAGTTGTTTGTAAATTTACTTTATAAGCACATAAATGAGTAACTGCAGCTACAATTCACactaaaatagtcatttggagAGAATTATAGTCATCTGTGCAGccaaaaagataataataataagcagTCATTGcccttattattttattatcaattgaGTTATTTTCTAAATTCATGCAACCACAAAAATAACacttaaaagatataaaaaaataaagtggaACCATAATAGAAACCACattgagttaaaaaaaacaaggccaaataatcaaataaaaatcctaatcTGTCCTTTCAAGGAATGAATAATCTGTGTAACCAATAACATGATCTTCTGTGTAGAAAGTATCTCTATGGTACTTATTGAGAGGGGCATTGAGCTCAAATCTCTTCGGCAAATCAGGATTAGCTAAGAACCAACGACCATAAACAACAAGATTTGGGTGACCCTCAACTATAGCCTTGATTCCATCTTCCCTGTCAAAACCACCGGCAACAAGAAAAGTACCATTGAAAGCCTTTCTCATGGGCAGTAAATTGTGAGGACATTCACATTTTTCTAAAACTGCTCTCATTCTGGGTTCAACCATGTGACAATAAAGAATATCATACTTGTTCAAGGACTCTGCCATGTAGAGGCCTAATGCTTTTGGATTTGAGTCCCCTGCTTCCATAAAGTCTGCAAAGGGAGATAGTCTTATCCCAACTCTCTCTGCTCCTATCTCATTTACAACAGCTTCAACAATTTCTAGTGCAAATCGGCAACGGTTCTCAAGCGATCCACCATACTGGTCTGTCCGATCATTCACTTGATCCTTCATAAACTGTTCAATTAAGTACCCGTGTGCACCATGAATCTCAA
This is a stretch of genomic DNA from Mangifera indica cultivar Alphonso chromosome 11, CATAS_Mindica_2.1, whole genome shotgun sequence. It encodes these proteins:
- the LOC123229570 gene encoding 12-oxophytodienoate reductase 2-like encodes the protein MAEETPCIPLLTPYQMGPFNLSNRVVLAPLTRQRSYGNVPQPHAILYYSQRTTKGGFLITEATGVSKTAQGYPHTPRIWTKEQVEAWKPIVDALHAKGGIFFCQLWYLGRVSSKDFQPNGRAPISSTNKPLTPQIRSNGIDVAQFSPPRQLSTDEIPQIVNDFRIAARNAIEAGFDGVEIHGAHGYLIEQFMKDQVNDRTDQYGGSLENRCRFALEIVEAVVNEIGAERVGIRLSPFADFMEAGDSNPKALGLYMAESLNKYDILYCHMVEPRMRAVLEKCECPHNLLPMRKAFNGTFLVAGGFDREDGIKAIVEGHPNLVVYGRWFLANPDLPKRFELNAPLNKYHRDTFYTEDHVIGYTDYSFLERTD